A DNA window from Hordeum vulgare subsp. vulgare chromosome 1H, MorexV3_pseudomolecules_assembly, whole genome shotgun sequence contains the following coding sequences:
- the LOC123401496 gene encoding protein Rf1, mitochondrial-like: protein MSRIRLCRRSSCFLCPSSFTSPIQRPCFHRSSYIQPKSGLRLRHCSTTPMSRVRLHRRLLSSTSPPSPSWSPRDAFAAATERVRAGTLSRDDAHHMFDELFRQATPVPGRSLNGFLAALARATSSSACITDGPALALALFNRVCREQAGPRVVPLTVHTYSILMDCCCRARRPDLGLALFGCILRTGLKMDQITASTLLKCLCYANRTEEAVNVLLHRMSELGCVPNAFSYSIILKGLCGNSMSQRALDLFQMMAKQGGACSPNVVAYNTVIHGFFKEGETGKACSLFHEMKRQGVVPSVGTYNLIIDALCKARAMDKAELVLRHMTTNGAQPNTVTYSCMIHGYATLGRLKEAAKMFREMKKRGLIPDIVTCNSLMASLCKHGRSKEAAQFFDSMTAKGHKPDIVSYCTLLHGYASEGCFADMIGLFNSMKSNGIAADCRVFTILIDAYAKRGMVDDAMLIFTEMQQQGVSPNVVTYSTVISAFSRMGRLTDAMEKFNQMVARGIQPNTAVYRSIIQGFCKHGGLVKAKELVSEMINKGIPRPDIVFFSSVINSLCKDGRVMDAHDIFDLVTDIGERPDVITFNSLIDGYCLVGKMDKAFKILDAMEVVGVEPDIVTYSTLVDGYFKNGRINDGLTLFREMLCKGVKPDTITYNIILDGLFRSGRTVAARKKFHEMIESGTTVTVSTYGIILGGLCRNNCADEAIILFQKLGTMNVKFSITILNTMINAMYKVQRKEEAKELFVTISASGLLPNESTYGVMIINLLKDGAVEDANNMFSSMEKSGIVPGSRLLNRIIRMLLEKGEIAKAGNYLSKVDGKSISLEASTTSLMLSLFSREGKYREDMKLLPAKYNFFDRFG, encoded by the exons ATGTCGCGCATCCGCCTCTGCCGCCGCTCGTCCTGCTTCCTCTGCCCATCCTCCTTTACCTCGCCGATTCAACGCCCCTGCTTCCACCGCTCCTCCTACATCCAGCCAAAGTCcggcctccgcctccgccacTGCTCCACCACGCCGATGTCCCGCGTCCGCCTCCACCGCCGGctcctctcctccacctcgccgcccTCACCTTCCTGGTCTCCCCGCGACGCCTTTGCCGCGGCCACAGAGCGTGTGCGCGCAGGCACGCTCAGTCGAGATGACGCACACCACATGTTCGACGAATTGTTTCGTCAGGCCACCCCGGTCCCCGGGCGCTCCCTGAACGGCTTCCTTGCCGCTCTCGCCCGTGCTACATCCTCTTCCGCGTGCATCACAGATGGCCCCGCCCTCGCCCTTGCTCTCTTCAACCGCGTGTGCCGGGAGCAAGCCGGCCCGCGGGTGGTGCCGCTCACAGTCCACACCTACAGCATCCTCATGGACTGCTGCTGCCGCGCGC GTCGCCCGGACCTAGGGCTTGCCTTATTCGGCTGTATCCTCAGGACGGGCTTGAAGATGGACCAAATCACCGCCAGCACCCTCCTCAAGTGCCTCTGCTACGCCAATCGTACGGAAGAGGCTGTCAACGTgctgcttcataggatgtccgaGCTCGGCTGTGTGCCTAATGCCTTCTCATACTCCATTATTCTGAAGGGCTTATGCGGCAATAGCATGAGCCAGCGGGCGCTCGACCTCTTCCAGATGATGGCGAAACAAGGAGGTGCCTGCTCCCCTAATGTGGTGGCGTATAACACGGTCATCCATGGCTTTTTTAAGGAGGGCGAAACAGGGAAGGCATGCAGTCTATTCCATGAAATGAAGCGGCAAGGTGTTGTGCCCAGTGTGGGAACATATAACTTGATTATTGACGCGTTGTGCAAGGCCAGAGCAATGGACAAGGCAGAGCTAGTCCTTCGGCATATGACTACCAATGGTGCTCAACCCAATACAGTGACATATAGTTGCATGATCCATGGATATGCCACGTTAGGGCGGTTGAAAGAGGCTGCTAAAATGTTCAGAGAAATGAAAAAACGGGGTCTTATACCAGATATTGTTACTTGCAACTCGTTAATGGCCTCcctttgcaagcatggaagaAGCAAAGAAGCTGCACAATTTTTTGATTCCATGACAGCCAAGGGACACAAACCAGATATCGTCTCATACTGTACTTTGCTTCATGGGTATGCCAGTGAAGGATGCTTTGCTGATATGATTGGTCTCTTTAATTCAATGAAAAGCAATGGTATTGCAGCCGACTGCCGTGTTTTCACCATATTAATCGATGCCTATGCTAAACGCGGAATGGTGGATGATGCAATGCTCATATTTACGGAAATGCAGCAACAAGGTGTGAGTCCAAATGTAGTCACATATTCAACTGTGATATCAGCATTTTCTAGAATGGGTAGGTTGACCGATGCCATGGAGAAATTTAATCAGATGGTTGCCAGGGGAATCCAACCGAACACAGCTGTTTATAGATCCATAATTCAGGGCTTTTGTAAGCACGGTGGTTTGGTTAAAGCCAAGGAACTGGTTTCTGAAATGATAAACAAAGGTATTCCTCGTCCTGACATTGTGTTCTTCAGTTCAGTAATAAACAGTCTGTGCAAAGATggaagggttatggatgcacatgaTATCTTTGACTTGGTTACAGACATAGGTGAGAGGCCTGATGTCATTACATTTAATTCACTGATTGACGGATATTGCTTAGTCGGCAAAATGGATAAAGCATTTAAAATACTTGATGCCATGGAAGTAGTTGGTGTTGAGCCTGATATTGTTACTTACAGTACACTTGTTGATGGCTATTTTAAAaatggaaggatcaatgatggttTGACTCTGTTTAGGGAAATGTTGTGTAAGGGAGTTAAACCTGATACTATTACATACAACATCATACTGGATGGGTTGTTCCGTTCCGGGCGAACTGTTGCTGCAAGGAAAAAGTTCCATGAGATGATCGAAAGTGGAACAACAGTGACCGTTTCCACATACGGTATAATACTTGGAGGTCTTTGTAGAAATAATTGTGCAGATGAAGCAATTATCCTGTTCCAGAAATTAGGAACAATGAATGTAAAGTTCAGTATTACAATACTCAATACCATGATTAATGCAATGTACAAGGttcaaagaaaagaagaagctaAGGAGTTGTTCGTTACAATATCAGCCAGTGGGTTGCTGCCCAATGAGTCTACTTACGGAGTAATGATAATAAATCTTCTAAAAGATGGGGCAGTGGAAGACGCTAACAATATGTTTTCATCAATGGAGAAAAGTGGTATAGTCCCCGGTTCCCGTCTGTTGAATCGTATCATCAGAATGTTGTTGGAAAAAGGTGAGATTGCCAAGGCCGGAAATTATTTATCTAAAGTTGATGGGAAGAGCATCTCACTTGAAGCTTCAACAACTTCATTGATGTTGTCTCTCTTTTCAAGGGAAGGCAAATACCGAGAAGATATGAAATTGCTCCCTGCAAAGTATAATTTTTTTGATAGATTTGGTTGA